The Chiroxiphia lanceolata isolate bChiLan1 chromosome 4, bChiLan1.pri, whole genome shotgun sequence genome contains a region encoding:
- the RPS3A gene encoding 40S ribosomal protein S3a, which translates to MAVGKNKRLTKGGKKGAKKKVVDPFSKKDWYDVKAPAMFNIRNIGKTLVTRTQGTKIASDGLKGRVFEVSLADLQNDEVAFRKFKLITEDVQGKNCLTNFHGMDLTRDKMCSMVKKWQTMIEAHVDVKTTDGYLLRLFCVGFTKKRNNQIRKTSYAQHQQVRQIRKKMMEIMTREVQTNDLKEVVNKLIPDSIGKDIEKACQSIYPLHDVYVRKVKMLKKPKFELGKLMELHGEGGGAGKPSGDEAGTKVERADGYEPPVQESV; encoded by the exons ATGGCGGTCGGGAAGAACAAGCGCCTCACCAAGGGCGGCAAGAAGGGCGCCAAGAAGAAAGT GGTCGATCCTTTCTCCAAGAAGGACTGGTACGATGTCAAAGCACCGGCGATGTTTAATATCCGAAACATCGGGAAGACACTTGTCACCAGGACCCAAGGAACTA AAATTGCCTCTGACGGACTAAAGGGCCGTGTGTTCGAAGTGAGTCTGGCTGACCTGCAGAATGATGAGGTTGCCTTCCGTAAATTCAAACTGATCACTGAGGACGTTCAGGGCAAAAATTGTCTGACCAACTTCCATGGAATGGACCTCACCCGGGACAAAATGTGCTCCATGGTCAAAAAATGGCAG acaaTGATTGAAGCCCACGTCGATGTCAAGACCACGGACGGTTACCTGCTGCGCCTCTTCTGCGTGGGCTTCACCAAGAAGCGCAATAACCAGATCCGCAAGACCTCCTATGCCCAGCATCAGCAGGTCCGGCAGATCCGTAAAAAGATGATGGAAATCATGACCCGGGAGGTGCAGACCAATGACCTGAAGGAAGTTGTCAATAAGCT GATCCCAGACAGCATTGGCAAGGACATCGAGAAGGCCTGTCAGTCCATTTACCCTCTGCACGACGTCTACGTCCGCAAGGTTAAGATGCTGAAGAAGCCCAAGTTTGAAT TGGGCAAGCTGATGGAGCTGCATGGTGAAGGTGGTGGTGCTGGAAAGCCCTCTGGGGACGAGGCAGGCACTAAAGTAGAGCGAGCTGATGGATACGAGCCGCCCGTGCAAGAATCTGTCTGA
- the LOC116786395 gene encoding ribonuclease CL2-like: protein MAGWVLCMTLVLAALAGVEGESRYEKFLRQHVDYPRTSTLAAHRYCETMLARRQVTAQGRPCKPSNTFVHAPAQDLVAACSREPDASGFQSTPTAMGITACRLRGGDTRPPCAYRARQVQHHVRVACRDGLPVHLAGTYAPPQ from the coding sequence ATGGCAGGCTGGGTGCTATGCATGACCCTGGTGCTGGCGGCACTGGCAGGGGTGGAGGGCGAGAGCCGCTACGAGAAGTTCCTGCGGCAGCACGTGGACTACCCACGGACATCCACGCTCGCGGCGCACCGCTACTGCGAGACCATGCTGGCACGCCGGCAGGTGACGGCCCAGGGGAGGCCCTGCAAGCCCTCCAACACCTTCGTGCACGCGCCGGCCCAGGATCTGGTGGCTGCCTGCTCCCGGGAACCTGATGCCTCAGGGTTCCAGAGCACCCCCACAGCCATGGGCATAACAGCCTGCCGCCTGCGGGGGGGGGACACCCGGCCCCCCTGTGCCTACCGCGCCCGGCAGGTCCAGCACCACGTGCGGGTCGCCTGCCGGGACGGGCTGCCCGTGCACCTTGCCGGCACCTACGCGCCCCCGCAGTGA